In Mytilus edulis chromosome 13, xbMytEdul2.2, whole genome shotgun sequence, a single window of DNA contains:
- the LOC139500765 gene encoding uncharacterized protein has protein sequence MEAASRMTLCGICKKKRVCCSAVVWCTECHNGLCSECQNNHDVSMTNHSTITVDAYLNLPPFIKSLPLVCKEHNKKLEKYCFDHNTPFCLLCNEKYHEYCAAAVVDLDTMIPNIKSSPAIENIGIKLKEIVGILQKLRLDRSENLLKLEENRIKIKNKIELFRKNINEEIDNYMQDVDLTVEKTKTEIDQLLGNIVKREGQMLELSEGIIEIKSNATNLQIFLGTKQLEKTLDSADNFVHSIINSNSLDTISIHSDTELSLTNPIVDLNKYLTVSTNRQPTIKEFMPPNLKQVQAPILRDTKVTLNHQFNIKRESKNLAISGLCVMNNNDIVFADSNSDRLIIHDKNGSFKFEFYTEQENSFDITAVDDVTVAVTSGDDEMYIVDLSDKKVSKTLQTKDTCYGVQYSNGAMIFTVKEKGIRKISMSDFKSKYIYKNNISWGSYITTFGGNVCFTNRELHTVTLVDSAQNIIWSFSDKNVLQQPYGVTSDIHGNIYVAGYLSNNVVKISHDGKSGVEVINHGFNIDCHLRAISYVEQTKQLLVTSEEGTVFVYDIK, from the coding sequence ATGGAGGCGGCTTCAAGAATGACTTTATGTGGTATATGCAAGAAGAAGCGTGTGTGTTGTTCTGCAGTTGTATGGTGTACCGAATGTCATAATGGCCTGTGTTCTGAATGCCAAAACAACCATGATGTTTCCATGACAAATCATTCAACTATCACTGTAGATGCTTATTTGAATTTACCTCCCTTTATCAAATCTTTACCACTTGTTTGTAAGGAACATAATAAGAAGCTGGAGAAGTATTGTTTTGATCATAATACTCCGTTTTGCTTACTTTGCAATGAGAAGTACCATGAATATTGCGCCGCCGCAGTTGTAGATCTTGATACTATGATTCCCAATATAAAATCGTCACCAGCAATAGAAAATATTGGAATAAAACTGAAAGAAATAGTAGGAATCTTACAAAAACTTAGGCTTGATCGCTCCGAAAATCTTCTTAAATTAGAAGAGaacagaataaaaattaaaaataagattgaattattcagaaaaaatatcaatgaagaaATTGATAACTATATGCAAGATGTTGATTTGACTGTAGAAAAGACCAAAACAGAAATTGATCAATTACTTGGAAACATTGTAAAAAGAGAGGGTCAAATGTTAGAATTAAGTGAAggtataattgaaataaaatctaATGCAACGAATCTACAAATATTTTTAGGCACAAAACAATTAGAGAAAACTTTAGACAGTGCGGACAACTTTGTTCATTCCATTATCAACAGTAATAGCCTAGATACAATTAGCATACACTCAGATACCGAATTAAGTCTAACAAACCCTATAGTTGACCTCAATAAATATCTTACAGTATCGACAAATAGACAACCAACGATAAAAGAATTCATGCCACCTAATCTAAAACAGGTACAGGCACCCATTTTGAGGGACACAAAAGTGACATTAAATCATCAATTCAACATTAAAAGAGAATCTAAAAACCTAGCTATAAGTGGACTGTGTGTTATGAACAACAATGATATTGTGTTTGCAGACTCAAATAGTGACCGACTTATAATACATGATAAAAATGGATcgttcaagtttgaattttatacAGAACAAGAAAATTCGTTCGACATCACAGCAGTAGATGATGTAACTGTTGCTGTCACGTCAGGAGACGACGAAATGTATATAGTTGATTTGTCTGACAAGAAAGTATCTAAGACATTGCAAACAAAAGACACTTGTTATGGAGTTCAGTATTCTAACGGTGCTATGATATTTACTGTAAAAGAAAAAGGGATAAGAAAAATAAGTATGAGCGACTTCAAATCAAAATAcatatacaaaaacaacataTCATGGGGATCCTACATTACAACTTTTGGGGGTAATGTTTGCTTTACAAACCGTGAATTACATACAGTAACCCTTGTCGATTCAGCGCAGAATATCATCTGGAGTTTTTCcgacaaaaatgtattacagCAACCGTACGGTGTTACCAGCGATATTCATGGTAACATTTATGTAGCGGGTTATCTATCAAACAATGTAGTTAAAATATCTCACGATGGGAAAAGTGGAGTTGAAGTAATAAATCATGGCTTCAACATAGATTGTCATCTCAGGGCAATATCATATGTTGAACAAACAAAACAGTTATTGGTGACCAGCGAGGAAGGCACAGTCTTTGTATACGATATTAAGTAG
- the LOC139500144 gene encoding uncharacterized protein — MDLYIYIYNTTNGTTESDTSDLDSDDDQADVDIPRFRKKSSWIPKPSKCATLEHIIDKIKSDVTHLSTATSQTFSNLSSEENEAVRKLKNRDDIIIKPADKGSAVVVMDKCDYIQEAERQLSDERFYKKLDTDPTPQFNKEITTNLKNMCEQGHIDEDTFKYLKPEKSKPGRFYLLPKIHKVNNPGRPIVSANDHPTEKISEFIDFHLRPHVENLPSYIQDTTHYLKKMESLNPLPPETILVSLDVTSLYTNIPHDDGIEACREVWNSRNTLHPPTECLIQLLTLVLKCNNFVFNGEHFLQVNGTAMGTKMAPSYANIFMGKLEQRILNASLHQPLSWFRFIDDIDMK, encoded by the exons ATGG acttatatatatatatatataacaccaCAAATGGTACAACTGAAAGTGACACAAGTGATCTCGACTCAGATGACGACCAAGCAGATGTCGATATTCCCAGATTCAGGAAAAAAAGTTCATGGATTCCGAAACCCAGTAAATGTGCAACTTTGGAACATataattgacaaaattaaatcCGACGTAACACATCTGTCCACTGCCACTTCCCAAACATTCAGCAATCTATCGTCTGAAGAAAATGAAGCTGTGCGGAAACTTAAGAACAGAGACGACATTATAATTAAACCAGCTGATAAAGGTAGCGCTGTTGTCGTCATGGACAAATGTGACTACATTCAAGAGGCAGAACGTCAACTCTCTGATGAGAGATTTTATAAGAAATTAGACACTGACCCCACCCCTCAGTTCAACAAAGAGATCACAACAAACCTGAAAAACATGTGTGAACAGGGGCATATTGATGAAGACACATTTAAATACCTAAAACCTGAAAAATCAAAGCCCGGGCGTTTCTATCTTCTGCCTAAAATTCATAAAGTTAATAATCCCGGTAGACCAATTGTTTCCGCCAATGACCACCCTACAGAGAAAATATCAGAATTTATTGACTTTCATCTGAGACCACATGTAGAAAATTTACCATCCtatatacaagacacaacacacTATCTTAAGAAAATGGAATCTCTGAACCCTCTCCCACCTGAAACGATCCTTGTTTCGCTTGATGTTACCTCCCTCTATACTAACATCCCCCATGACGATGGTATTGAAGCCTGTAGGGAAGTCTGGAACTCTCGTAACACCTTACATCCACCAACTGAATGTCTCATCCAGCTTCTAACTTTGGTATTGAAATGCAATAACTTCGTATTTAATGGCGAACACTTCCTCCAAGTTAATGGAACAGCAATGGGAACAAAGATGGCCCCGTcttatgccaatatttttatggGGAAATTAGAACAAAGAATTCTCAATGCATCTCTTCATCAACCCCTCTCTTGGTTTCGATTTATCGACGATATTGACATGAAGTGA